A region of Myxococcus stipitatus DSM 14675 DNA encodes the following proteins:
- a CDS encoding M48 family metalloprotease translates to MSPSRFTPELIAKAWQDALALWDVQVRLSPPEPHVPFRADADHANEPLAYINMVKRQVFVNFHLLESMSAEASLMAVLAHEIGHHARFPHTLGWDAELKVMEQQLLPGLKQSLTNFFYDLQVNEVVGRTHWEDLCRVYRNFQSVYARRSMSPLFFFYLSIHEELWGCEPGTLVPRTEMRAMEERFPGLRVEARVFAQTFYALPGPRLQFLYFCATFLRYLSGPDDGTGSMPMASDVPTPDVDDWDSALQSGGRWQDALGEARERGWLSADQVSSAPDALDNINRITRSLPGTGDGKLRRALVSRHYRREVDKHLLKLPAAPNRVEPYLRTTPEAWEYGDDPSAIDWTLTVLSQGHLAAVSPLRRELEAEEPPGTEPGVPELEIYLDTSGSMPNPEMQLNAMTLAAQVLSASALRKQARVRGIIYSHGSPLVSPWMYDEEYARDFFLHYIGGGTQLPFDVLRRSAREKRDVLRVIISDSDFLANATAEDHMDTLVEVVRGSRMVVALLSLADDVHARQTLAPVVRERGFRLVVVKWLSDFGPAAAALSQALLEK, encoded by the coding sequence ATGAGCCCGTCCCGCTTCACACCGGAGCTCATCGCGAAGGCCTGGCAGGACGCGCTGGCGCTGTGGGATGTGCAGGTGCGCCTGAGTCCCCCGGAGCCCCACGTCCCCTTCCGCGCGGACGCGGACCACGCGAACGAGCCGCTCGCCTACATCAACATGGTGAAGCGGCAGGTCTTCGTGAACTTCCACCTGCTGGAGTCCATGAGCGCGGAGGCCAGCCTCATGGCCGTGCTGGCCCACGAAATCGGCCACCACGCCCGCTTCCCCCACACGCTGGGCTGGGACGCGGAGCTGAAGGTCATGGAGCAGCAGTTGCTCCCCGGCCTGAAGCAATCCCTGACGAACTTCTTCTACGACCTCCAGGTGAACGAAGTGGTGGGCCGCACCCACTGGGAGGACCTGTGCCGGGTGTACCGGAACTTCCAGAGCGTCTACGCCCGCCGCAGCATGTCCCCGCTGTTCTTCTTCTACCTGTCCATCCACGAGGAGCTGTGGGGCTGCGAGCCCGGGACGCTGGTGCCTCGGACGGAGATGCGCGCCATGGAGGAGCGCTTCCCGGGCTTGCGCGTGGAGGCACGCGTCTTCGCGCAGACCTTCTACGCGCTGCCCGGCCCGCGCCTCCAGTTCCTCTACTTCTGCGCCACCTTCCTGCGCTACCTCTCCGGCCCCGACGACGGCACGGGCTCCATGCCCATGGCCAGCGACGTGCCGACGCCGGACGTGGATGACTGGGACTCCGCGCTCCAGAGCGGCGGGCGCTGGCAGGACGCGCTGGGCGAGGCCCGCGAGCGAGGCTGGCTGAGCGCGGACCAGGTCTCCTCCGCGCCCGATGCACTCGACAACATCAATCGCATCACCCGGAGCCTGCCCGGCACCGGCGACGGCAAGCTGCGCCGCGCGCTGGTGTCCCGGCACTACCGGCGCGAGGTCGACAAGCACCTCTTGAAGCTCCCCGCCGCGCCCAACCGCGTCGAGCCCTACCTGCGCACCACGCCCGAGGCCTGGGAGTATGGCGATGACCCGTCCGCCATCGACTGGACGCTGACGGTGCTCTCGCAGGGACACCTGGCCGCCGTGTCCCCGCTGCGCCGCGAGCTGGAAGCGGAGGAGCCCCCTGGCACCGAGCCCGGCGTGCCCGAGCTGGAAATCTACCTGGACACCAGCGGCTCCATGCCGAACCCGGAGATGCAGCTCAACGCCATGACGCTGGCCGCGCAGGTGCTGTCCGCCTCCGCGCTGCGCAAGCAGGCCCGGGTGCGCGGCATCATCTACTCGCACGGCTCGCCGCTCGTCTCGCCCTGGATGTACGACGAGGAGTACGCCCGCGACTTCTTCCTGCACTACATCGGCGGAGGCACGCAGCTGCCCTTCGACGTGCTCCGCCGGTCCGCGCGGGAGAAGCGCGACGTGCTCCGCGTCATCATCTCCGACAGCGACTTCCTGGCGAACGCGACGGCGGAAGACCACATGGACACGCTGGTGGAGGTGGTGAGGGGCTCGCGCATGGTGGTCGCGCTGCTCTCGCTCGCGGATGACGTGCACGCGCGGCAGACGCTGGCGCCCGTGGTTCGCGAGCGCGGCTTCCGCCTGGTCGTGGTGAAATGGCTGTCGGACTTCGGCCCCGCCGCCGCGGCCCTGTCCCAGGCTTTGCTGGAGAAGTGA
- a CDS encoding AAA family ATPase: protein MSRLLTGRASVDKGLNVHLSERDGGSLHDKMRQAYWWITNNAVICPYYDIEFGGSASLKNSAGDEVHLPESMSYSSFVLIPLLTLFTCRRALLIGGPGRGKTTSAILMALLSGMSREDIRRSIQRGHPQLSIADLLGAPLPSDMLKADDLSAVKVSWRKWITQRVKIIDEYNRIPTKTQSALLSLMAEGYAEMMDQYVYAGRSSWFLTANDDQGGGTFQVIEALKDRLDVVVRAVPFNSNFIDTLLQRIEADKSPEEMLPKDVIFTDGELERAYASILEVDVPKDVLERVAFFLGQLDFCRMASPRFEFKHKDTLKLAGQSVSAVCNEQCPLDKKVHLCTQTENGVSVRAYQTILHYAKALAFFRGHTTVELEDFRQIAPWVLHEKLVPNTRSAFFEAKGHKVLLQDRVAWIRHMFDMAMEHHERHQPIRRKVSVLREELDKGLSGIDLRTTEKRLASVTALMNELLTKQELSGPVYEDLIHLKSMYSRYRNYATWLKDNPGGRL, encoded by the coding sequence GTGTCACGCCTGCTCACGGGGCGGGCTTCGGTGGACAAGGGACTCAACGTCCACCTCTCCGAGCGTGACGGGGGCAGCCTCCACGACAAGATGCGGCAGGCGTACTGGTGGATCACCAACAACGCCGTCATCTGCCCCTACTACGACATCGAGTTCGGAGGCTCCGCCTCGCTCAAGAACTCCGCCGGGGACGAGGTCCACCTCCCCGAGAGCATGAGCTACAGCTCCTTCGTCCTCATCCCCCTGCTCACCCTCTTCACCTGCCGCCGCGCCCTGCTCATCGGCGGCCCCGGCCGCGGCAAGACGACCTCCGCCATCCTCATGGCCCTCCTGTCCGGCATGTCCCGCGAGGACATCCGCCGCTCCATCCAACGCGGCCACCCCCAGCTCTCCATCGCCGACCTCCTCGGCGCACCCCTCCCCTCCGACATGCTCAAGGCGGATGACCTCTCCGCCGTGAAGGTGAGCTGGCGCAAGTGGATCACCCAGCGCGTCAAGATCATCGACGAGTACAACCGCATCCCCACCAAGACGCAGTCCGCCCTCCTCTCCCTCATGGCCGAGGGCTACGCGGAGATGATGGACCAGTACGTCTACGCGGGACGCTCCTCCTGGTTCCTCACCGCCAATGACGACCAGGGCGGCGGCACCTTCCAGGTCATCGAGGCCCTCAAGGACCGCCTCGACGTCGTCGTCCGCGCCGTCCCCTTCAACTCGAACTTCATCGACACCCTCCTCCAGCGCATCGAGGCCGACAAGTCCCCCGAGGAGATGCTCCCCAAGGACGTCATCTTCACCGACGGAGAGCTGGAGCGCGCCTACGCCTCCATCCTCGAGGTCGACGTCCCCAAGGACGTCCTCGAGCGCGTGGCCTTCTTCCTGGGCCAGCTCGACTTCTGCCGCATGGCCTCGCCCCGCTTCGAGTTCAAGCACAAGGACACCCTCAAGCTCGCCGGGCAGTCCGTCTCCGCCGTGTGCAACGAGCAGTGCCCGCTCGACAAGAAGGTGCACCTCTGCACGCAGACGGAGAACGGCGTCAGCGTGCGCGCCTACCAGACCATCCTCCACTACGCGAAGGCGCTCGCCTTCTTCCGCGGACACACCACGGTGGAGCTGGAGGACTTCCGTCAAATCGCCCCGTGGGTGCTGCACGAGAAGCTGGTCCCCAACACCCGCAGCGCCTTCTTCGAGGCCAAGGGCCACAAGGTCCTCCTCCAGGACCGCGTCGCGTGGATCCGCCACATGTTCGACATGGCCATGGAGCACCACGAGCGCCACCAGCCCATCCGCCGCAAGGTGTCCGTCCTGCGCGAGGAGCTGGACAAGGGCCTGTCCGGCATCGACCTGCGCACCACCGAGAAGCGCCTGGCCTCCGTCACCGCGCTGATGAACGAGCTGCTCACCAAGCAGGAGCTCTCCGGCCCCGTCTACGAGGACCTCATCCACCTCAAGTCCATGTACAGCCGCTACCGCAACTACGCGACGTGGCTGAAGGACAACCCCGGAGGCCGCCTGTGA
- a CDS encoding response regulator transcription factor: MLDASLPPIRLVLVAEDPLARGALSRVLSDRGGELVLLGAGTQVELESTRSEAPDVVLWDTGMRLQESEGRVELPDLGAPVLALVSDEAAGELALTAGARGLLFRDVGPGPLTSALSAVSQGLAVFDTGLADVRAAPRSAPAQARHAPGPETLTPREREVLALLAEGLSNKAIADRLGISEHTAKFHVNAVLSKLGVQRRTEAVVRAARMGLVTL, encoded by the coding sequence GTGCTGGATGCCTCCCTCCCTCCGATTCGTCTCGTGTTGGTCGCGGAAGACCCGCTGGCGCGAGGTGCGCTGTCACGGGTGCTGAGCGACCGCGGGGGCGAGCTGGTGTTGCTCGGCGCCGGGACGCAGGTGGAGCTGGAGTCCACCCGGAGCGAGGCCCCTGACGTGGTGCTCTGGGATACGGGAATGCGGTTACAGGAGTCCGAGGGGCGCGTGGAGCTGCCGGACCTGGGAGCGCCGGTGTTGGCGTTGGTGTCGGACGAAGCCGCGGGCGAGCTCGCGCTGACAGCAGGGGCGCGGGGGTTGTTGTTCCGGGACGTCGGTCCCGGTCCGCTCACGTCGGCGTTGTCCGCGGTCTCGCAAGGGCTGGCGGTGTTCGACACGGGGCTCGCGGACGTGCGCGCGGCGCCGAGGAGCGCGCCGGCCCAGGCCCGTCACGCACCCGGCCCGGAGACGCTCACGCCGCGAGAGCGCGAGGTGCTCGCGTTGCTGGCGGAGGGGCTGTCGAACAAGGCCATCGCGGACCGGCTCGGCATCAGTGAGCACACCGCGAAGTTCCATGTGAACGCGGTGCTCTCCAAGCTCGGCGTCCAGCGCCGCACGGAGGCCGTGGTGCGCGCGGCGCGCATGGGGCTGGTCACCCTGTAG